In Acaryochloris marina S15, a single genomic region encodes these proteins:
- a CDS encoding NCS2 family permease, with protein MTESANATPSWFVRKDIDGFFGLAIDNIVQILLIVGLCQGVLGFGADLIYGRILPGVALSLILGNVYYSWLAYRQGLRERRDDLTALPYGINTVSLFAYVFLVMLPVKLDALASGIAPPQAAELAWQAGLVACLGSGLIELVGAWFGNRLRQLAPRAAMLSTLGGIALTFIAIGFLLRTFANPIVGLLPLGVILLTYFGRVDFGLPGGLLSVLVGMVLAWATGLVQWDPAVFEKAIQPLGFYFPKLWIGAIWEQGGVLSKYFSIILPMGLFNLVGSLQNLESAEAAGDRYPTAPCLAANGIGTLVAAVCGSCFPTTIYIGHPGWKDMGARIGYSWLNGLVMGILCLSGTLGVITYLVPIDAGMAIVLWIGIVIVAQSFTATPKAHAPAVVVGLMPGIAAWGALIAKNSMRAAGVGTPEQPFQPEVLVANFKMSDTFIEGAFALEQGVILLAMILAAITVYIIEQQFGLAALWAFGAAILAWFGLIHSFAWTPTDTVVDLGWGTGSDWAISYLMLAALFVFAAWLNKRNKQNKII; from the coding sequence ATGACGGAATCAGCCAATGCAACGCCGAGTTGGTTTGTCCGTAAAGATATTGATGGTTTTTTTGGATTAGCGATTGATAATATTGTTCAAATCCTTTTGATTGTAGGTTTGTGTCAGGGTGTACTTGGGTTTGGTGCAGATTTGATATATGGCCGAATCCTGCCAGGAGTTGCCCTGAGTTTGATTTTAGGAAATGTCTACTATAGTTGGTTGGCCTATCGGCAAGGACTGAGGGAGAGACGAGATGACTTAACAGCACTCCCCTATGGCATCAATACAGTCAGTCTGTTTGCCTATGTGTTTTTGGTTATGCTGCCTGTTAAGTTGGATGCTCTGGCATCGGGGATAGCACCTCCGCAGGCGGCTGAACTTGCTTGGCAAGCGGGATTAGTGGCTTGTTTAGGGTCTGGATTGATTGAATTAGTAGGTGCTTGGTTCGGTAATCGCCTCAGACAATTAGCCCCTCGAGCTGCGATGCTTTCAACCTTGGGAGGTATTGCGTTAACGTTCATTGCTATTGGGTTCTTGCTGCGCACTTTTGCTAATCCCATCGTTGGATTGCTGCCCTTGGGAGTGATCTTACTGACTTACTTTGGTCGAGTTGATTTTGGCCTCCCAGGAGGGTTGTTGTCGGTTTTAGTGGGGATGGTGCTTGCTTGGGCTACTGGATTAGTTCAATGGGATCCAGCAGTGTTTGAAAAAGCGATACAACCCCTAGGTTTTTATTTTCCTAAATTGTGGATTGGTGCGATTTGGGAGCAAGGTGGGGTGCTGAGTAAATATTTCAGCATCATTTTGCCAATGGGATTATTTAATTTGGTGGGGAGCTTACAAAATCTTGAGAGTGCGGAGGCTGCGGGAGATCGGTATCCAACGGCTCCTTGCTTAGCTGCTAATGGCATCGGAACGTTAGTGGCTGCGGTCTGTGGCTCTTGTTTCCCGACAACGATTTATATTGGCCACCCGGGCTGGAAAGATATGGGAGCCCGAATTGGGTATTCATGGCTTAATGGTTTGGTCATGGGGATTTTATGTTTAAGCGGCACTCTGGGAGTGATCACATATTTGGTGCCTATTGATGCGGGTATGGCAATAGTGCTTTGGATTGGAATTGTGATTGTGGCACAGAGTTTTACGGCAACGCCTAAAGCTCATGCACCGGCCGTAGTGGTTGGATTAATGCCAGGAATTGCTGCATGGGGGGCATTAATTGCTAAAAATAGTATGCGTGCTGCAGGAGTCGGTACGCCTGAACAGCCCTTTCAACCAGAAGTCTTAGTCGCAAATTTTAAAATGAGTGATACCTTCATTGAAGGTGCATTTGCGCTGGAACAAGGGGTCATCTTGTTGGCAATGATTTTAGCTGCCATTACGGTATATATCATTGAGCAACAATTCGGACTAGCGGCTCTTTGGGCCTTTGGGGCTGCTATTCTAGCTTGGTTTGGATTGATTCATAGTTTTGCTTGGACCCCGACCGATACAGTGGTGGATTTGGGTTGGGGAACGGGAAGTGATTGGGCTATTAGTTACCTAATGTTGGCAGCTCTATTTGTTTTTGCAGCTTGGCTGAATAAGCGTAACAAGCAAAATAAGATTATCTAG
- a CDS encoding glycosyltransferase, translated as MSFTTFWLSISLLSGLIWVGLLLFRGQFWRANQVLDPTPPPLDLQEWPSVCAIVPARNEAEVLPDSLRSLLQQTYPGPFKILLIDDQSTDRTGEIAQEIATDLGKNHQLQVIQTSPLPPGWSGKLWAMHQGIETVLAESVHPTYFLLTDADIQHEVNSLQSLVTKAEQENRDMVSLMVRLRCQSIWEQLLIPAFVFFFQKLYPFLWVNQPQKQMAAAAGGCILVRRQTLMTIGGIEVIRDALIDDCALATAIKLTPKSQPNRNIWIGLTSATQSLRPYDTLDSIWSMVARTAFTQLNYSTLLLIGTVLGMFLIYMVPPMSIVLGLYLGNISISLIGTVTWVLMTLAYLPTIRLYQLSPTWAISLPLIAILYNLITLDSARQHWQGEGGAWKGRVYPVR; from the coding sequence ATGAGCTTCACAACCTTTTGGCTCAGCATCAGTTTGCTTTCAGGTCTCATTTGGGTCGGTCTCCTCCTCTTCCGAGGCCAGTTCTGGCGGGCCAATCAAGTCCTAGACCCCACGCCACCTCCTCTAGACCTACAAGAATGGCCAAGCGTCTGTGCCATTGTCCCAGCTCGCAATGAAGCTGAAGTATTGCCAGACAGTTTGCGATCGCTTCTCCAACAGACCTATCCTGGCCCCTTCAAAATCCTGCTCATAGACGATCAAAGCACCGACAGAACTGGAGAAATCGCCCAGGAAATCGCCACTGACTTAGGTAAAAACCACCAGTTACAAGTCATCCAAACCTCCCCACTCCCTCCAGGCTGGTCTGGCAAACTGTGGGCCATGCACCAAGGGATAGAAACGGTTCTAGCAGAGTCCGTTCACCCAACTTACTTCTTACTTACAGATGCTGATATTCAGCATGAGGTTAATTCTCTCCAAAGCTTAGTCACCAAAGCTGAGCAAGAAAACCGAGACATGGTCTCCTTGATGGTCCGACTCCGGTGCCAAAGTATTTGGGAACAGCTACTGATTCCAGCTTTTGTCTTCTTCTTTCAAAAACTATATCCTTTCCTTTGGGTCAATCAGCCCCAGAAGCAAATGGCTGCAGCAGCAGGCGGTTGTATTTTAGTCCGTCGTCAAACTCTCATGACCATAGGGGGAATCGAAGTTATTCGAGACGCTTTGATTGATGATTGCGCCCTTGCTACTGCCATCAAACTAACACCCAAATCTCAACCCAACCGCAACATCTGGATCGGGCTAACCTCCGCCACCCAAAGCTTACGGCCTTACGACACCCTTGATAGTATCTGGTCAATGGTCGCCCGCACAGCCTTCACACAACTCAATTACTCTACATTGCTCCTCATAGGGACTGTACTAGGGATGTTCCTGATCTATATGGTTCCCCCCATGAGTATTGTGCTTGGCCTCTATCTTGGCAATATCAGTATTAGTCTTATAGGAACAGTGACTTGGGTCTTAATGACCCTGGCCTATCTACCCACTATTCGACTCTATCAACTTTCCCCCACCTGGGCCATTTCACTCCCATTAATTGCAATACTCTATAACCTAATAACCCTTGATTCTGCTCGTCAACATTGGCAAGGAGAAGGCGGTGCTTGGAAAGGGCGTGTATATCCCGTACGCTAG
- a CDS encoding tetratricopeptide repeat protein — protein MQAIDLHWWDVDRFLGLAFHILLTEEDLISRQQVAQLLPKFGAKAVPTLFVIFQHQNSDSTLKHLSSQALAKLERTILVAGLIDTLKASEDDRFDHQISQMLATVAPEAIAGLTELMETREWHNLALRTLHMMQLPQTQILLDQLICHPNPDIRHSTINVLSELKDYQLLCRLENAFRASSAHNTHNLPQKELSSPNSQSSKQQDGPNFELLMKLAAAQTEEQNYWGAIHSYSQVISLNPENANAYGNRGLLRLNLGDQQGAITDFQHAAQIFWHTGKNANFEITLSYLRKLTPNAQFTFPST, from the coding sequence ATGCAGGCTATTGACCTACATTGGTGGGATGTCGATCGATTCCTAGGCTTAGCCTTTCATATCCTTCTCACAGAAGAAGATCTCATCTCTCGTCAACAGGTCGCCCAATTACTACCCAAATTTGGTGCAAAAGCGGTACCTACTCTATTCGTCATTTTCCAACATCAGAATAGTGATTCGACCCTAAAGCACTTATCAAGTCAAGCACTAGCCAAACTCGAACGCACGATTCTAGTGGCTGGCCTAATCGATACGCTAAAAGCTTCAGAAGACGATCGGTTTGATCATCAAATCAGTCAAATGTTAGCCACCGTTGCTCCTGAAGCCATTGCAGGCCTCACAGAACTAATGGAAACGCGGGAATGGCACAACCTTGCGCTTCGAACACTCCATATGATGCAGTTACCCCAGACCCAAATCTTATTAGATCAACTCATCTGTCATCCCAATCCAGATATCCGCCATTCAACCATCAACGTCCTTAGCGAATTAAAAGACTACCAGCTCCTATGCCGTCTCGAGAATGCATTCAGAGCAAGCTCTGCTCATAACACTCACAACCTCCCCCAGAAAGAACTATCATCTCCTAACTCTCAAAGTTCGAAACAGCAAGACGGCCCAAATTTCGAGCTTTTGATGAAGCTAGCTGCCGCTCAAACTGAAGAACAAAACTATTGGGGGGCTATCCATTCCTATTCCCAAGTGATTTCTCTCAACCCTGAGAATGCCAATGCTTATGGCAATCGAGGTCTACTCAGACTTAACTTGGGAGATCAACAAGGTGCTATCACTGACTTTCAACATGCTGCTCAGATTTTCTGGCATACCGGTAAAAATGCTAATTTTGAGATAACACTCAGCTATCTTCGTAAACTTACTCCAAATGCACAGTTTACTTTTCCTTCCACATAA
- a CDS encoding dual specificity protein phosphatase family protein yields MPKRFSWIIPNQLAVGSFPHQTTSASQLRREGITAVLCLNEEGEQPVPDDIQHGFLWQRVPIPDGFTGGVPSEEQFDQALKILNRWQRKGHVVYVHCLAGVGRSASICCLHVAQKQGLSLEDAIAFVKEQHHYASPDKNQVQVMQSYLASTDD; encoded by the coding sequence ATGCCCAAACGATTCTCCTGGATCATACCGAATCAACTCGCCGTGGGTTCCTTTCCCCACCAAACCACCTCAGCATCTCAGCTACGACGCGAGGGGATTACTGCGGTTCTGTGCCTCAATGAAGAAGGTGAGCAGCCGGTTCCTGATGACATTCAACATGGGTTTCTCTGGCAGCGAGTCCCCATTCCCGACGGGTTTACGGGAGGCGTTCCCTCAGAAGAGCAATTTGACCAAGCCCTCAAGATCCTCAATCGCTGGCAGCGCAAAGGCCACGTCGTCTATGTCCATTGCTTAGCAGGTGTAGGAAGGTCTGCATCCATATGTTGTTTACACGTCGCCCAAAAACAAGGGCTATCCCTGGAAGATGCGATCGCATTTGTGAAAGAACAGCATCACTATGCATCCCCCGACAAAAATCAAGTCCAGGTCATGCAGTCTTATCTTGCTTCCACAGACGATTAA
- a CDS encoding IS1 family transposase, whose amino-acid sequence MKCPECGGQHIHKNGHRRGKQNHICVTCGRQFLSTYSKRGYSDWTKRLCLRMYVNGMGFQGIERVIGVAHTTVIQWVQQVGALLPDAYNPDDIPQVGELDELETFVGQKRNKVWIWTAVDHFHPGILGWVVGDHSAETFRPLWQAIVCWQCFFWVSDGNPVYPGFIPEGDQIVSKTYMTRVEGENTRLRHYLARLHRKTLCYSKSVDMLKHSIRLLIHYLKFGEVPIPP is encoded by the coding sequence ATGAAGTGTCCAGAATGTGGTGGTCAACATATCCATAAGAATGGGCATCGTCGAGGCAAGCAAAACCATATCTGTGTGACCTGTGGACGACAGTTTCTTTCAACTTACTCAAAGCGTGGATACAGTGATTGGACGAAACGCCTGTGCTTGAGAATGTATGTCAATGGGATGGGCTTTCAGGGCATTGAACGAGTCATCGGAGTTGCTCATACTACTGTGATTCAATGGGTTCAACAAGTTGGTGCTCTATTACCTGATGCTTATAACCCCGACGATATCCCACAGGTAGGAGAGTTAGACGAACTCGAAACCTTTGTGGGCCAAAAACGCAACAAGGTCTGGATTTGGACTGCGGTGGATCATTTTCACCCCGGCATTCTAGGCTGGGTTGTGGGTGACCATAGTGCTGAGACCTTTCGACCGTTATGGCAAGCAATCGTCTGTTGGCAATGTTTTTTCTGGGTCAGTGATGGCAATCCCGTCTATCCAGGCTTTATCCCAGAGGGTGACCAGATTGTTAGCAAGACCTACATGACACGAGTAGAGGGAGAAAACACACGTTTACGACATTACTTGGCACGGCTCCATCGCAAGACTTTATGTTATTCAAAATCGGTGGACATGCTCAAGCATTCAATTCGACTATTGATCCACTATCTCAAGTTTGGGGAAGTACCTATTCCTCCGTGA